The Lycium barbarum isolate Lr01 chromosome 12, ASM1917538v2, whole genome shotgun sequence genome includes a region encoding these proteins:
- the LOC132622434 gene encoding L10-interacting MYB domain-containing protein-like codes for MPETSKARSNAKWDDDANIKFIDLCENEIRQGRRPHTHLNRDGWNNVVEEFNRATGRNYDKKQMKNHWDNMKIDWILFKKLMRGETGLGWDATKNTIMADDDWWERKIKEDDRYNKFRKINLSLIWYRYDALFSDIVATRERARAANQEQMSSIEVDLDEEGTNNIGGYDKEHFINPSDEGNDESDDIQNVDSIMFPKPSLKRRGSIDDTGTSNQVKKNKAKSGVASLREDIHSLVEFMSSKSTATSPSVDDPVIDKCMNMLAKFSDIPPGSGKYNYVCNMFLKKDVRQLFLKMETDEARKSWLEYNYQLHLEKMG; via the exons ATGCCGGAAACTAGTAAAGCACGAAGTAATGCTAAGTGGGATGATGATGCCAACATTAAATTTATAGATTTGTGTGAAAATGAGATTAGACAAGGACGTAGACCACACACTCATTTAAATAGAGATGGATGGAATAATGTTGTTGAAGAATTCAATAGAGCCACGGGAAGAAACTATGataaaaaacaaatgaaaaatcaTTGGGATAACATGAAAATAGATTGGATTCTTTTTAAGAAGTTGATGAGAGGGGAGACAGGTTTAGGATGGGATGCCACGAAAAATACAATTATGGCAGATGATGATTGGTGGGAGCGAAAAATTAAG GAGGATGATCGATACAATAAGTTCAGGAAAATAAATCTTTCACTTATATGGTATCGCTATGATGCGTTGTTTTCTGATATTGTTGCTACTAGAGAAAGAGCACGTGCAGCGAATCAAGAACAAATGTCTAGCATCGAAGTAGATCTTGATGAAGAAGGAACAAATAATATTGGTGGCTATGACAAAGAACACTTTATCAATCCTAGTGATGAAGGGAATGATGAAAGTGATGATATACAAAATGTGGATTCTATTATGTTTCCTAAGCCGTCACTTAAAAGACGAGGTTCAATTGATGATACTGGCACTAGCAatcaagtcaaaaaaaataaggcAAAATCTGGTGTGGCATCATTGAGAGAGGATATACACTCTTTAGTGGAGTTTATGTCTAGTAAAAGCACTGCTACATCCCCTTCGGTAGATGATCCCGTCATCGATAAGTGTATGAATATGTTGGCAAAATTTTCTGATATTCCTCCTGGGAGTGGAAAGTACAACTATGTTTGCAACATGTTTCTTAAGAAGGATGTACGTCAACTGTTTCTTAAGATGGAAACTGATGAAGCTCGGAAATCTTGGTTGGAGTATAACTATCAGTTACACCttgagaaaatgggctga